One Egicoccus halophilus genomic region harbors:
- a CDS encoding sensor histidine kinase: MNPRPLLLALGLGLAAFALARAAPAGLGLALVLALAILVGVGADAAENRRLARLAERVNAWVGAPDHRTLVLRGGAGWRQLGIALNALGAAYARRGERIARERPWRRELVDSLVQPSLLFSAEGRLLAANDAARDLLGIPVDAGDITVVQAVGSAALAGAVREARESRTPVVVDAEHGEHELRSAVSLVGDETLVLITDRTRERRVEELRRNFVVNASHELKTPVTGIQSLAEALQVTIKRDPDRVPSLVNQLNGEAERLTRLVHDLLDLRRLEERGPLERVPVDLAELVRQVVVGQLARAEQREVEIGVDAPDRAFVAGVPGDLEVIVKNLVGNAVQYNRPGGSVDVSLVPEGGTYVLLVRDTGIGIPQQDLSRVFERFYRVDTARSRETGGTGLGLAIVRHAVERHGGSVRVESLLGEGTTFTVTIPVEPRG, translated from the coding sequence GTGAACCCGCGCCCGCTGCTGCTCGCCCTCGGCCTGGGGCTGGCGGCGTTCGCGCTGGCTCGCGCGGCGCCGGCCGGCCTCGGGCTCGCGCTGGTGCTGGCCCTGGCGATCCTCGTCGGTGTGGGTGCGGACGCGGCCGAGAACCGGCGCCTGGCCCGGCTCGCCGAGCGGGTCAACGCCTGGGTCGGCGCGCCGGACCACCGGACGCTGGTGCTGCGTGGTGGCGCCGGCTGGCGCCAGCTCGGCATCGCCCTCAACGCGCTGGGCGCGGCGTACGCCCGCCGGGGGGAACGCATCGCCCGTGAGCGACCCTGGCGCCGGGAGCTGGTGGACTCGCTGGTGCAGCCCTCGCTGCTGTTCTCGGCCGAAGGACGCCTGCTCGCCGCCAATGACGCCGCCCGCGACCTGCTCGGGATCCCCGTCGACGCCGGGGACATCACGGTCGTGCAGGCGGTCGGCTCGGCGGCACTGGCGGGCGCGGTCCGCGAGGCCCGCGAGTCGCGCACGCCGGTCGTCGTGGATGCCGAGCACGGCGAGCACGAACTGCGATCGGCCGTGTCGCTCGTGGGCGACGAGACACTGGTGCTGATCACCGACCGGACCCGCGAACGGCGCGTGGAGGAACTGCGACGCAACTTCGTCGTCAACGCCTCCCACGAGCTCAAGACCCCGGTCACCGGCATCCAGTCGCTCGCCGAGGCCCTGCAGGTCACCATCAAGCGGGACCCGGACCGGGTGCCCTCGCTGGTCAACCAGCTCAACGGCGAGGCGGAGCGTCTCACCCGACTCGTCCACGACCTGCTCGACCTGCGGCGGCTCGAGGAACGTGGACCGCTCGAGCGGGTGCCGGTCGACCTCGCCGAGCTCGTCCGCCAGGTCGTCGTCGGCCAGTTGGCGCGCGCCGAGCAGCGCGAGGTCGAGATCGGCGTCGACGCGCCCGACCGGGCGTTCGTCGCCGGCGTGCCCGGTGACCTCGAGGTGATCGTGAAGAACCTCGTCGGCAACGCCGTCCAGTACAACCGGCCCGGCGGCAGTGTCGACGTCAGCCTCGTGCCCGAGGGCGGCACCTACGTGCTGCTCGTGCGCGACACCGGGATCGGGATCCCGCAGCAGGACCTGTCGCGGGTCTTCGAGCGCTTCTACCGGGTCGACACCGCCCGCTCACGCGAGACGGGCGGCACCGGGCTCGGCCTCGCGATCGTCCGGCACGCCGTGGAACGACATGGTGGCAGCGTGCGCGTCGAGAGCCTGCTGGGCGAGGGGACCACCTTCACCGTGACGATCCCCGTCGAGCCGCGCGGCTGA
- the pstC gene encoding phosphate ABC transporter permease subunit PstC, whose protein sequence is MADPTFKAVVMGAGILVLLVLAWMLTSTASDALPVFQKEGVLGFLFGTTWQPGDARGGEITGTYGALPFLAGTVYSSLIALAIAVPLAVGIALYLTQLAPKRIKQPLTYTVDLLAAVPSVVYGIVGAQFLAQVLYPFWVWLNDVLSFLPFFGGNVRAFNLLFASVVLAIMILPITSAVIREVFAQVPTDERWAAFGLGATRWEVMRHVVLPRSRAGIIGGAMLGLGRALGETIAVLLIMGAGAQVAFEPLNTANTVAAQIAAAFREASPEYLRALMALGVSLFLLTMLVNVGARIVVSRMGTVSGDAAL, encoded by the coding sequence ATGGCGGACCCGACCTTCAAGGCGGTCGTCATGGGCGCGGGCATCCTCGTGCTCCTCGTCCTGGCCTGGATGCTCACCTCGACGGCCAGCGATGCCCTGCCCGTCTTCCAGAAGGAAGGCGTCCTCGGCTTCCTGTTCGGCACGACCTGGCAACCCGGCGATGCGCGGGGTGGGGAGATCACCGGGACCTACGGCGCGCTGCCGTTCCTCGCCGGCACCGTCTACTCGAGCCTCATCGCCCTCGCCATCGCGGTCCCCCTGGCGGTCGGCATCGCGCTCTACCTCACGCAGCTGGCCCCGAAGCGCATCAAGCAGCCGTTGACCTACACCGTCGACCTGCTCGCCGCGGTGCCCAGCGTCGTCTACGGCATCGTCGGTGCGCAGTTCCTCGCCCAGGTGCTCTACCCGTTCTGGGTGTGGCTCAATGACGTGCTGAGCTTCCTGCCCTTCTTCGGCGGCAACGTCCGGGCCTTCAATCTGCTGTTCGCCAGCGTCGTGCTCGCGATCATGATCCTGCCCATCACCAGCGCGGTGATCCGCGAGGTGTTCGCCCAGGTGCCGACCGACGAGCGGTGGGCCGCCTTCGGCCTCGGCGCCACCCGCTGGGAGGTCATGCGCCACGTGGTCCTGCCGCGCAGCCGCGCGGGCATCATCGGGGGCGCGATGCTCGGTCTCGGCCGGGCCCTGGGGGAGACCATCGCGGTGCTGCTCATCATGGGTGCCGGCGCGCAGGTCGCCTTCGAGCCGCTCAACACGGCCAACACCGTGGCCGCCCAGATCGCCGCCGCCTTCCGGGAGGCCTCGCCGGAGTACCTGCGGGCGCTGATGGCCCTCGGCGTGTCACTGTTCCTGCTCACCATGCTCGTCAACGTCGGCGCGCGCATCGTCGTCAGCCGTATGGGCACCGTCTCCGGAGACGCCGCACTGTGA
- a CDS encoding ArsI/CadI family heavy metal resistance metalloenzyme, with translation MSRVQLALDVQDLDAAVAFYTTLFGVEPAKRRPGYANFAVEEPPLKLVLLEGPSGGTLNHLGVEADGPAEVEQAATRLSAAGLATDERRGETCCYATQDKVWVTDPDGAPWEIYTVLADSATFAAGPSAASSCC, from the coding sequence ATGTCCCGGGTACAACTCGCGCTCGATGTGCAGGACCTCGACGCTGCCGTGGCCTTCTACACCACGCTCTTCGGCGTCGAGCCGGCCAAGCGGCGTCCCGGTTACGCCAACTTCGCCGTCGAGGAACCGCCGTTGAAGCTCGTGCTGCTCGAGGGGCCGTCGGGCGGGACGCTCAACCACCTCGGTGTCGAAGCGGACGGGCCCGCCGAGGTCGAGCAGGCGGCCACCCGGCTCTCGGCGGCCGGGCTGGCGACCGACGAGCGGCGCGGCGAGACCTGTTGCTACGCGACGCAGGACAAGGTCTGGGTCACCGACCCCGACGGTGCCCCCTGGGAGATCTACACCGTCCTCGCCGACAGCGCGACGTTCGCTGCCGGGCCCTCCGCGGCGTCGTCCTGCTGCTGA
- the pstB gene encoding phosphate ABC transporter ATP-binding protein PstB, translated as MAAHHHDAPTEEATAVEHVFDLRGVGVHYGDFTALQDVSMGLPRNQITALIGPSGCGKSTLLRCLNRMNDLVGSARVTGEVIYNGENIYDADIDPVEVRRRIGMVFQKPNPFPKSIYDNVAFGPRLNGQRKGLDDTVEQALRGAALWDEVKDKLGDSGLALSGGQQQRLCIARAIATEPDVILMDEPCSALDPIATLKIEDLMRELRESYTIVVVTHNMQQAARVSDRTAFFTVNIDDHVGMRTGALVEYDDTEKIFTQASDERTEAYITGRFG; from the coding sequence GTGGCCGCGCACCACCACGACGCACCCACCGAGGAAGCCACGGCGGTCGAGCACGTCTTCGACCTTCGCGGCGTCGGCGTCCACTACGGCGACTTCACCGCGCTCCAGGACGTGAGCATGGGGCTGCCTCGCAACCAGATCACCGCGTTGATCGGTCCGTCCGGGTGCGGTAAGTCGACCCTGCTGCGCTGCCTGAACCGCATGAACGACCTGGTGGGATCCGCGCGCGTGACCGGCGAGGTGATCTACAACGGGGAGAACATCTACGACGCCGACATCGACCCGGTGGAGGTGCGGCGTCGGATCGGCATGGTGTTCCAGAAGCCGAATCCCTTCCCCAAGTCGATCTACGACAACGTGGCGTTCGGGCCGCGGCTCAACGGTCAGCGCAAGGGCCTCGACGACACGGTCGAACAGGCGCTGCGCGGCGCCGCCCTGTGGGACGAGGTCAAGGACAAGCTCGGCGACTCCGGGCTGGCCCTGTCCGGCGGTCAGCAGCAGCGGTTGTGCATCGCCCGAGCCATCGCCACCGAACCCGACGTCATCCTCATGGACGAACCCTGCTCCGCGCTGGACCCGATCGCGACCCTCAAGATCGAGGACCTCATGCGCGAACTGCGTGAGTCCTACACGATCGTGGTCGTGACGCACAACATGCAGCAGGCGGCCCGCGTCTCGGATCGGACCGCGTTCTTCACCGTCAACATCGACGACCACGTCGGGATGCGCACCGGGGCGTTGGTCGAGTACGACGACACCGAGAAGATCTTCACGCAGGCGTCCGACGAGCGCACCGAGGCCTACATCACCGGCCGCTTCGGTTGA
- a CDS encoding ArsR/SmtB family transcription factor — translation MRWSPCQQTKGIAVDVQTIEPCCAPVLQSPIDDNQAEQLAAAFKLLADPVRLRLLSLIANAPDGEACVCDLTAPLERSQPTISHHLSALAAAGLVEREQRGRWAYFRVDRERVAVLRRALDLPS, via the coding sequence ATGCGCTGGTCACCCTGCCAGCAGACGAAGGGAATCGCCGTGGACGTCCAGACCATCGAGCCGTGCTGCGCGCCGGTGCTGCAGTCCCCGATCGACGACAACCAGGCCGAGCAGCTCGCGGCGGCGTTCAAGCTGCTCGCCGACCCCGTCCGCCTCCGACTGCTGTCGCTGATCGCCAACGCACCCGACGGCGAGGCATGCGTCTGCGATCTCACCGCACCCCTCGAGCGGTCGCAGCCCACGATCTCCCATCACCTGTCGGCGCTGGCCGCCGCGGGGCTGGTCGAACGCGAGCAGCGCGGACGCTGGGCCTACTTCCGGGTGGACCGCGAGCGAGTGGCCGTGCTGCGGCGAGCACTCGACCTGCCATCCTGA
- a CDS encoding alpha/beta fold hydrolase: protein MDEHTWENDRGGHLWPKDHEAVASDGVRVRYTVLGREHRATPPIVLCAGYVCPDTYWRSLAEDLADRHRVVVLNYRGIGASTSPDRSGRRRRDRAEDFRIERLAEDVAAVCDAEAVTAAVVIGHSMGCQVAFALWRARPDLVAGLVLVTGPYASPLRTFYGRDLGARLFPLAYAAAPLIPTVVRRLAMQTPRLPVAMPVARALRALGPYTPDEAMVGYFRHLGELDPEAMLQVARGMHEFDAGPWLSEVDVPTLILTGGADPWTPPEVGEGMASTMPDAELAIVEDGTHGALIEFPDEIADTVADFLHRRLGAPSRPRRGAPGRIVPATPLPD, encoded by the coding sequence ATGGACGAGCACACCTGGGAGAACGACCGCGGTGGACACCTGTGGCCCAAGGACCACGAAGCGGTCGCGTCCGACGGCGTCCGCGTCCGCTACACCGTCCTCGGACGGGAGCACCGCGCCACACCACCGATCGTGCTCTGCGCCGGCTACGTGTGCCCGGACACGTACTGGCGCTCGCTGGCCGAGGACCTCGCCGACCGGCATCGCGTCGTGGTCCTCAACTATCGTGGCATCGGCGCCTCGACCTCGCCGGACCGGTCCGGGCGTCGCCGACGGGACCGCGCCGAGGACTTCCGCATCGAGCGCCTCGCCGAGGACGTCGCCGCCGTCTGCGACGCGGAAGCGGTCACTGCCGCGGTCGTGATCGGGCACTCGATGGGATGTCAGGTCGCCTTCGCGCTCTGGCGGGCCCGTCCGGACCTCGTCGCCGGGCTGGTCCTGGTCACCGGCCCCTACGCGTCACCGCTGCGCACCTTCTACGGCCGCGACCTCGGCGCCCGGCTGTTCCCCCTCGCCTACGCGGCCGCGCCGCTGATCCCGACCGTGGTACGACGACTCGCCATGCAGACACCCCGCCTACCGGTGGCGATGCCGGTCGCACGCGCCCTGCGTGCGCTCGGCCCCTACACGCCCGACGAGGCGATGGTCGGCTACTTCCGTCACCTCGGCGAGCTCGACCCGGAGGCGATGCTGCAGGTCGCCCGGGGCATGCACGAGTTCGACGCCGGCCCCTGGCTGTCCGAGGTGGACGTCCCCACGTTGATCCTCACCGGCGGCGCCGACCCGTGGACGCCTCCGGAGGTCGGCGAGGGAATGGCGTCCACGATGCCGGACGCGGAGCTCGCCATCGTCGAGGACGGCACCCACGGGGCGCTGATCGAGTTCCCGGACGAGATCGCCGACACGGTGGCGGACTTCCTGCACCGGCGTCTGGGCGCCCCGTCACGGCCGCGGCGCGGCGCCCCGGGGCGGATCGTGCCGGCGACCCCGCTCCCCGACTGA
- a CDS encoding response regulator transcription factor gives MPKLLLVEDEKSIAEGLAITLEAEGFQVAWVKDGLDAVPAWERVRPDLVVLDLMLPGMSGTEICRTIRARSDVPIIMLTAREAEVDRVVGLELGADDYVTKPFSTRELVARIKAVLRRAPLQDVADDEAPVEAAGVRVDRVRHEVRVDGELVDLPPKEFELLAYLVEHAGRVLTRGQLIDEIWGSDYVGDTKTLDVHIRRLRTRVEKEPEAPSRIQTVRGVGYRFADS, from the coding sequence ATGCCGAAGCTGCTGCTCGTCGAGGACGAGAAGTCGATCGCCGAGGGCCTGGCCATCACGCTCGAGGCCGAGGGCTTCCAGGTCGCCTGGGTCAAGGACGGCCTCGACGCGGTTCCCGCCTGGGAGCGGGTGCGGCCTGACCTCGTGGTGCTCGACCTGATGCTGCCCGGCATGTCGGGCACGGAGATCTGCCGCACGATCCGCGCCCGCTCCGACGTGCCGATCATCATGCTGACCGCCCGCGAGGCCGAGGTCGACCGCGTGGTCGGGCTCGAGCTCGGAGCGGACGACTACGTCACCAAGCCGTTCTCCACCCGGGAACTGGTGGCCCGGATCAAGGCGGTGCTGCGACGGGCCCCGCTGCAGGACGTCGCCGACGACGAGGCACCGGTCGAGGCGGCCGGCGTGCGCGTCGACCGCGTCCGCCACGAGGTCCGCGTCGACGGGGAGCTCGTCGACCTGCCGCCCAAGGAGTTCGAGCTGCTCGCCTACCTGGTCGAGCACGCCGGGCGGGTCCTGACCCGCGGGCAGCTGATCGACGAGATCTGGGGCAGCGACTACGTCGGGGACACCAAGACCCTCGACGTCCACATCCGCCGACTGCGGACCCGGGTCGAGAAGGAGCCGGAGGCGCCGTCCCGGATCCAGACCGTGCGCGGGGTGGGCTACCGGTTCGCCGACTCGTGA
- a CDS encoding phosphate signaling complex PhoU family protein yields MVKGQAGQRPTRREASLAARLRDIVMPPFPEPTGPVRAGFQEWLDEIDDELISSALTLVDALPRAVRALLHADHGAVDELRVATYDVQGRCRHVEEQGFLLLAREAPVAGDLRRLVGILRLILSVDRTAALVRHVAEATDHVDATRMPQEIRTTLEDFAARTVEVLRRGIDAWRQRDGLAVHEVNQLDESVDHLQVHLLAEVREQVTDPAELVLLGLLARYLERIADHGVAFAQHACFAVTGERVDVGRLEP; encoded by the coding sequence GTGGTCAAGGGTCAGGCCGGCCAGCGCCCCACGCGGCGCGAGGCGTCCCTCGCCGCGCGACTGCGCGACATCGTGATGCCCCCGTTCCCGGAGCCGACGGGCCCCGTCCGTGCGGGGTTCCAGGAGTGGCTCGACGAGATCGACGACGAACTGATCAGCAGCGCGCTGACGCTGGTCGATGCCCTGCCTCGGGCCGTGCGCGCCCTGCTGCACGCCGACCACGGAGCGGTGGACGAACTGCGCGTGGCGACCTACGACGTCCAGGGGCGGTGCCGGCACGTCGAGGAACAGGGCTTCCTGCTGCTCGCGCGTGAGGCACCGGTGGCCGGGGACCTGCGCCGGCTCGTCGGCATCCTGCGCCTCATCCTGTCGGTCGATCGGACCGCCGCGCTGGTCCGTCACGTCGCCGAGGCGACCGACCACGTGGACGCCACCCGCATGCCGCAGGAGATCCGGACCACGCTCGAGGACTTCGCCGCCCGCACCGTCGAGGTGCTGCGGCGTGGGATCGACGCCTGGCGCCAACGCGACGGCCTGGCCGTCCACGAGGTCAACCAGCTCGACGAGTCCGTCGACCACCTGCAGGTGCACCTGCTCGCCGAGGTCCGGGAGCAGGTGACCGACCCGGCCGAACTCGTCCTGCTCGGTCTCCTCGCGCGCTACCTCGAGCGGATCGCCGACCACGGGGTCGCCTTCGCCCAGCATGCGTGCTTCGCGGTGACGGGGGAACGCGTCGACGTCGGACGTCTGGAGCCGTGA
- the pstS gene encoding phosphate ABC transporter substrate-binding protein PstS: MRVRAHSRTLAAVAAFSLAAAACGGGDDLDSAPSAEEAEQQADDDPEATTDATDDVAGDDAASDDAAGEGISADLLGAGASFPNPLYQTWIGEFQGVEPGVSLQYESIGSSGGREQFISQQVAFAGTDAAMGDEEQDEALEARQCEADEVLHIPTVFGGVVIAYNIDGLDDLVLDGETIADIFAGEITNINDPAIAELNEGVELPDQELTVAVRADGSGTTSIFTTYLDDESSSWSEAYGAGSEIEWFDGVVAGEQNDGVANAIVSQPGGIGYLSLEYAVAAGLDVADVINADGNAVEPTTETVSAAADGIELPDDLRFNILGVGGEGYPIAGATWILAWTCGYEQADAEALQAFLTWTLEEGDQDASDLGYAPLAESAQQLALEKVERINEEG; this comes from the coding sequence ATGCGCGTTCGCGCACACTCCCGCACCCTGGCTGCCGTCGCGGCCTTCTCGCTCGCGGCTGCCGCATGCGGCGGCGGTGACGACCTCGACTCCGCGCCCAGCGCCGAGGAGGCCGAGCAGCAGGCCGACGACGACCCCGAGGCCACCACGGACGCGACCGACGACGTCGCTGGGGACGACGCCGCCTCCGACGACGCCGCTGGCGAGGGCATCTCGGCCGACCTCCTCGGCGCCGGAGCCTCGTTCCCCAACCCCCTCTACCAGACCTGGATCGGTGAGTTCCAGGGCGTCGAGCCGGGTGTCAGCCTGCAGTACGAGTCGATCGGCTCGAGCGGCGGCCGTGAGCAGTTCATCAGCCAGCAGGTGGCGTTCGCCGGTACCGACGCCGCCATGGGCGACGAGGAGCAGGACGAGGCGCTCGAGGCCCGGCAGTGTGAGGCCGACGAGGTCCTGCACATCCCGACCGTCTTCGGTGGTGTCGTCATCGCCTACAACATCGACGGCCTGGACGACCTCGTGCTCGACGGGGAGACCATCGCCGACATCTTCGCCGGTGAGATCACCAACATCAACGACCCGGCCATCGCCGAGCTCAACGAGGGCGTCGAGCTGCCGGACCAGGAGCTGACGGTCGCCGTCCGCGCCGACGGTTCCGGGACCACGTCGATCTTCACGACCTACCTCGACGACGAGTCGTCCTCGTGGTCGGAGGCCTACGGGGCCGGCTCGGAGATCGAGTGGTTCGACGGGGTCGTCGCCGGTGAGCAGAACGACGGTGTCGCCAACGCGATCGTCTCGCAGCCGGGCGGCATCGGGTACCTGTCGCTGGAGTACGCGGTCGCCGCCGGCCTCGACGTCGCCGACGTGATCAACGCCGACGGCAACGCGGTCGAGCCGACCACCGAGACGGTCTCCGCGGCCGCCGACGGCATCGAGCTGCCCGACGACCTGCGCTTCAACATCCTGGGCGTCGGGGGCGAGGGCTACCCGATCGCCGGTGCGACCTGGATCCTGGCCTGGACCTGCGGGTACGAGCAGGCCGACGCCGAGGCGCTCCAGGCCTTCCTGACCTGGACGCTCGAGGAGGGCGACCAGGACGCGTCCGACCTCGGCTACGCACCGCTCGCCGAGAGCGCGCAGCAGTTGGCGCTCGAGAAGGTCGAGCGCATCAACGAGGAAGGCTGA
- the pstA gene encoding phosphate ABC transporter permease PstA translates to MTTLTTPDAPAARRSLRTKVGNAPARERTDFAMRSLLLFAVACAVIPLFIVIGVTVQRGLPAFGWEFLTSNPPFNPTAEGGGYLPMIFGTIYMTAIAVLLAVPLGVTAAIFLVEYRESKLVPVVRFFTDVMTGVPSIFVGLFVFSSLVISGGLGFGTLPGAVGLAVLMLPIVVRSSEEVLRLVPQDLRNAAYGLGARRRQVVTRVVLPAAGPGLATSSMLAVARGAGETAPLLLTALGARALVTDLVGRPQGAIPLQVLEGARGAFQPAIARAWAGALTLMLLVLLFTIGARLIARRSQLTGGN, encoded by the coding sequence GTGACCACGCTCACGACCCCCGACGCCCCCGCCGCGCGCCGCAGCCTGCGGACCAAGGTCGGCAACGCCCCGGCGCGCGAGCGCACGGACTTCGCCATGCGCAGCCTGCTGCTGTTCGCCGTCGCCTGCGCCGTCATCCCCTTGTTCATCGTCATCGGGGTGACCGTGCAACGAGGGCTGCCGGCCTTCGGCTGGGAGTTCCTGACGTCCAATCCACCGTTCAACCCGACGGCGGAGGGCGGCGGCTACCTCCCGATGATCTTCGGCACCATCTACATGACCGCGATCGCCGTGCTCCTCGCCGTTCCCCTCGGCGTGACGGCCGCGATCTTCCTGGTCGAGTACCGCGAGTCGAAGCTGGTCCCCGTCGTGCGGTTCTTCACCGACGTCATGACCGGGGTGCCGTCGATCTTCGTCGGTCTGTTCGTCTTCTCGTCCCTGGTGATCAGCGGTGGCCTCGGTTTCGGCACGCTGCCCGGCGCCGTCGGTCTGGCCGTCCTGATGCTGCCGATCGTCGTGCGCTCCAGCGAGGAGGTGCTGCGGCTGGTGCCGCAGGACCTGCGCAACGCCGCCTACGGGCTGGGGGCACGTCGACGGCAGGTCGTCACCCGCGTGGTACTGCCAGCCGCCGGTCCGGGGCTGGCCACCTCGTCGATGCTCGCCGTGGCGCGAGGTGCCGGTGAGACCGCTCCACTGCTGCTGACCGCGCTCGGCGCGCGGGCGTTGGTGACCGACCTCGTCGGCCGACCCCAGGGCGCGATCCCTCTGCAGGTGCTCGAGGGCGCGCGCGGGGCCTTTCAACCGGCGATCGCGCGCGCCTGGGCCGGCGCGCTCACCCTGATGCTGCTGGTGCTGCTGTTCACGATCGGCGCTCGCCTGATCGCGCGCAGGAGCCAGCTGACCGGCGGGAACTGA
- the phoU gene encoding phosphate signaling complex protein PhoU: MRNDLESQLDQLLTRVVGMSERADGMLTEALQAFELGDVAAARRVTAADAEVDRAYEQVQQGVLAVVALHGPVASDLRLLTSLIHVSLHVERMGDYASGVARTVERVRELPADPGLVDQLLEMGGRAREVTRAAMQSFVHLDVEAAKTCARLDDDVDRLYLGIFHRLVRLAAADEHRLEWATHMIQLVRQLERYADHGVDVAEQAVFAVTGRTVELSSFDAG, encoded by the coding sequence GTGCGCAACGATCTCGAGTCCCAGCTCGACCAGCTGCTGACCCGCGTGGTGGGGATGAGCGAGCGTGCCGACGGCATGCTGACCGAGGCACTGCAGGCGTTCGAGCTCGGTGACGTGGCGGCGGCCCGACGCGTCACGGCGGCCGACGCCGAGGTCGACCGCGCCTACGAGCAGGTCCAGCAGGGCGTCCTCGCGGTGGTCGCGCTGCACGGGCCGGTGGCCAGCGACCTGCGCCTGCTGACCTCGCTCATCCACGTCAGCCTCCACGTCGAGCGCATGGGTGACTACGCGTCGGGCGTGGCCCGTACCGTCGAGCGCGTCCGCGAACTGCCGGCCGATCCAGGTCTGGTCGATCAGCTGCTGGAGATGGGCGGCCGGGCGCGCGAGGTCACGCGGGCGGCCATGCAGTCGTTCGTGCACCTCGACGTCGAGGCCGCCAAGACCTGCGCCCGCCTCGACGACGACGTCGACCGGCTCTACCTCGGCATCTTCCATCGCCTGGTGCGGCTCGCCGCCGCCGACGAACACCGGCTGGAGTGGGCGACCCACATGATCCAGTTGGTGCGCCAACTCGAACGCTACGCCGACCACGGCGTCGACGTGGCCGAGCAGGCCGTGTTCGCCGTCACCGGCCGCACCGTCGAGCTCTCGTCGTTCGACGCGGGCTGA
- a CDS encoding CC/Se motif family (seleno)protein, whose protein sequence is MSGLDGERRLPRLTAAARASLRDRAVVLRTAARNGCCGGQVRVPVAEFGPPVNPAGYHRLEHEATVWYVEPDLLASAGRWELDAVGIGRWRRLQLDGAEALPATGA, encoded by the coding sequence ATGAGCGGCCTCGACGGTGAGCGCCGCCTGCCACGCCTCACGGCCGCGGCACGGGCGTCGCTGCGCGACCGTGCGGTCGTGCTGCGCACCGCCGCCCGCAACGGCTGCTGCGGCGGCCAGGTGCGCGTGCCCGTGGCCGAGTTCGGCCCTCCCGTGAACCCGGCCGGTTACCACCGCCTCGAGCACGAGGCAACGGTCTGGTACGTCGAGCCGGATCTGCTCGCCAGTGCCGGCCGCTGGGAGCTCGACGCGGTGGGGATCGGCCGGTGGCGCCGGCTGCAGCTCGACGGCGCCGAAGCGCTGCCGGCCACCGGCGCCTGA